The Acidianus infernus genome window below encodes:
- the agl3 gene encoding UDP-sulfoquinovose synthase: MRVLILGIDGYLGWALALRLVSKNHEVYGMDNLSTRKAVEEIGSDSAFPLPAPEERVNAVKKYLDADIKFYKGDITDKEKLKEVIKESKPDVIVDFAEQRSAPYSMKDLDHAIYTINNNLDGTLNLIYLVKEIDPSIHILKMGTMGEYGTPNFDIPESAFIEAIINGKKDKIFTPRWGGSIYHFSKIFDSYLLAYFNQLFGLTITDIMQGPVYGSRIPEIVNESLRTRFDFDEVWGTVVNRFCVEAVLGLPLTPYGKGGQTRGFISLEDSVEALRLLIEHPPKQGEYRVVNQFMEIHSVNEIAQIVKEAGEELGLHVEIKHVENPRVEAEEHYYNPERRILESLGFTPKRFMREEVKNIIEDLLPYKERLERFKDVIMPKTKWRK; the protein is encoded by the coding sequence ATGAGAGTTTTAATCCTTGGAATAGATGGTTACCTAGGTTGGGCATTAGCTCTAAGATTAGTTTCAAAAAATCATGAAGTTTACGGCATGGATAACTTATCAACTAGGAAAGCAGTAGAAGAAATAGGTTCAGATTCTGCTTTTCCTTTACCGGCTCCAGAGGAGAGAGTAAATGCAGTAAAAAAATACCTTGATGCTGACATAAAATTCTATAAGGGCGATATTACTGATAAGGAAAAATTAAAGGAAGTAATAAAAGAATCGAAACCAGATGTTATAGTTGACTTCGCGGAACAAAGATCTGCACCCTATTCCATGAAAGACTTAGATCATGCCATCTATACAATAAATAATAATCTTGACGGAACCCTTAATTTAATTTATCTAGTAAAAGAAATTGATCCTTCGATACACATTTTAAAAATGGGAACTATGGGTGAATACGGTACTCCAAATTTTGATATTCCAGAGTCTGCTTTTATAGAGGCAATTATTAATGGTAAGAAAGATAAAATATTCACACCAAGATGGGGAGGATCTATTTATCATTTTTCTAAAATATTTGACAGTTATCTTTTAGCTTACTTTAACCAACTTTTCGGATTAACTATAACTGACATTATGCAAGGCCCAGTTTACGGTAGTAGAATTCCAGAAATAGTAAACGAGTCTTTAAGGACTAGGTTCGATTTTGACGAAGTTTGGGGCACTGTAGTAAATAGATTCTGCGTTGAGGCAGTTTTAGGACTTCCGTTAACACCTTACGGTAAAGGAGGACAGACTAGGGGATTCATTTCACTAGAAGATAGCGTTGAGGCTCTAAGACTATTAATAGAACATCCACCGAAACAAGGTGAGTACAGAGTTGTTAATCAATTTATGGAAATTCACAGTGTAAATGAAATAGCACAAATAGTTAAAGAAGCAGGAGAAGAATTAGGCTTACATGTAGAAATAAAGCACGTTGAGAATCCAAGAGTTGAAGCAGAAGAGCATTACTATAATCCTGAGAGGAGAATTTTAGAGTCCTTGGGTTTCACTCCAAAAAGGTTCATGAGAGAAGAGGTGAAGAACATAATAGAGGACTTATTGCCTTATAAGGAAAGACTTGAAAGGTTTAAGGATGTAATTATGCCTAAAACAAAATGGAGAAAATAA
- a CDS encoding nucleotidyltransferase family protein: protein MIRKAVITAAGKGSRMRYITSVLPKALLPLFKQEDGKRVMRPIIDLIMSSLSSVGVNSFCIVVGKHGKLLMDYLYERRGVTFVFQEQPKGFGDAVLRAENFIYNEPFFVHADDGILTGGYLEASELYEQNKPEGVLLLRKVENPFRYGIVKAEEKGIFLNHKLYRIIDAQEKPKNPFSNLAISAVYIFKPSIFKALKEVDNYEGELELTYGIKKILDQGGEIYAILLEKEKWLNVGDPEHYYEALKYSFYRI, encoded by the coding sequence ATGATAAGAAAAGCAGTAATAACTGCTGCTGGAAAAGGTAGTAGAATGCGTTATATTACGTCAGTTTTGCCAAAAGCCCTTTTACCTCTTTTTAAACAAGAAGATGGAAAAAGAGTAATGAGACCTATAATAGATTTAATAATGTCGTCTTTATCTTCTGTCGGAGTTAACAGTTTCTGTATTGTAGTAGGGAAGCATGGTAAATTACTAATGGATTATTTATATGAAAGAAGAGGAGTGACTTTTGTTTTTCAAGAGCAACCTAAAGGTTTTGGAGATGCTGTACTAAGAGCAGAAAATTTTATTTATAATGAACCTTTCTTCGTGCACGCAGATGATGGGATTCTTACTGGAGGATATTTAGAAGCTTCAGAATTATACGAGCAAAATAAACCAGAAGGAGTCTTGTTATTAAGGAAAGTTGAGAACCCATTCAGATATGGTATTGTAAAAGCGGAAGAAAAAGGTATATTTCTAAATCATAAACTATACAGAATAATAGATGCTCAAGAGAAACCAAAAAATCCTTTTTCGAATTTAGCTATATCTGCAGTTTATATTTTTAAACCAAGTATATTTAAGGCTTTAAAAGAGGTAGATAATTACGAGGGAGAATTAGAACTAACTTATGGGATAAAGAAAATTCTAGATCAAGGAGGAGAAATTTATGCCATACTTTTAGAGAAGGAAAAATGGCTTAACGTAGGAGATCCAGAACATTATTATGAAGCTCTTAAATATTCATTTTATAGAATATAA
- a CDS encoding class I fructose-bisphosphate aldolase: protein MSGSTIRLKRLFEKGKAFVVALDHGLVMGPLKGIENPVEIVSKLSNIPDALQMTPAMLKLVEENFYTRNSPMLIARLDTANVWRKEKKYSQGYYSMVYQVKEAVEAGADAVVTYLVVGYGDDRVEGYNIEALAKARAEAHDYGLPFIIEPLYVSPDNPDSIKDVNLVKYVTRLASEIGADILKVDYTGNKEEFKEVVNVAFAPILIRGGPKTKDDKEFLLMLKDAIDAGASGVTVGRNLWQSKNPTAMAKAIADVIRGKSVEEALKIWVE, encoded by the coding sequence ATGTCTGGATCAACTATTAGACTGAAAAGGCTTTTTGAAAAAGGAAAAGCTTTTGTTGTAGCTTTGGATCATGGGCTCGTAATGGGTCCATTGAAAGGTATAGAAAATCCGGTGGAAATAGTAAGTAAGCTTTCTAATATTCCGGACGCATTACAAATGACTCCTGCTATGCTTAAGCTTGTTGAGGAAAATTTTTACACTAGAAATTCTCCTATGTTAATTGCTAGGCTAGATACAGCCAATGTATGGAGGAAAGAAAAGAAATACTCCCAAGGATATTATTCAATGGTGTATCAAGTTAAAGAAGCAGTAGAAGCTGGAGCGGATGCGGTAGTGACTTATTTAGTAGTCGGCTACGGAGACGATAGAGTTGAAGGTTATAATATAGAAGCATTAGCAAAAGCTAGAGCCGAAGCCCACGATTATGGACTTCCGTTCATTATCGAACCTTTATATGTATCTCCCGATAATCCAGATTCAATAAAAGATGTCAATTTAGTTAAATATGTTACTCGACTAGCTTCAGAAATTGGTGCAGACATCCTGAAGGTAGATTATACTGGAAATAAGGAGGAATTTAAGGAAGTAGTTAATGTTGCTTTTGCACCTATTTTAATTAGAGGTGGTCCTAAGACTAAGGATGATAAAGAATTTTTATTAATGCTTAAGGATGCGATAGATGCTGGAGCAAGTGGAGTAACTGTTGGCAGAAACTTATGGCAGTCTAAGAATCCTACTGCAATGGCTAAGGCTATTGCTGATGTAATAAGGGGCAAAAGCGTTGAAGAGGCCTTAAAAATTTGGGTAGAATAA
- a CDS encoding teichoic acid transporter — protein sequence MLKTKKSPGFVRIGLFNLLVKTAVAPISFLFSFLVVRYLSSISIETFGVWQYIYVLITGYFTIPADLFSSITSRYSAEGKNVGGIIIINAIAGSISSFAYFLLIPIFMHSAGYNQPIYFYTAILLIVLIYLNKISGSVAIGRSPRLTAISASGFQIVRLLSAIIMMFYLNLSINAVIFAYSLGYLVQIIFNLTFVNARLGIDFKVALSAVRKSIVFIMNYVQLMIEATLVWVVVFIVNSAIPVSYFESALIISNLVGWSQAATDGLILKLQESRDPKLIEIAIKFFFTTGGVFLLIIFVDGERLLYVLRPEYVSSIYALIVLSFSTFIRSAYNIFYRAIYMADESLAVESKGEFRGYTAKLTTRNVIISVIGVSSSLFLIYLFKNGNIYKISPILAVIISLALLVNSLGMFFSSYSISKRIYGFNFPVKEVIVSLVLSVISSLPFIGLSKVRAIEQLIIMLEMTSLALTLYIALSYIFNPYARGLLHSIFREIKNFKL from the coding sequence ATGTTAAAAACTAAAAAATCGCCCGGATTTGTTAGGATAGGATTATTTAACCTTTTAGTAAAGACTGCTGTAGCTCCAATATCTTTTCTCTTTTCCTTTTTAGTAGTGAGGTATTTATCTTCTATATCTATAGAAACTTTTGGAGTTTGGCAGTATATTTACGTGTTAATAACTGGTTATTTCACTATTCCTGCAGATCTTTTTTCTTCAATAACCTCAAGGTACTCTGCTGAAGGCAAAAATGTGGGCGGAATAATAATTATTAATGCGATAGCTGGCTCTATTTCTTCCTTTGCTTACTTTTTGTTGATACCAATATTCATGCATTCTGCCGGATATAATCAACCTATTTATTTTTACACTGCAATTTTACTTATTGTACTTATTTACTTGAATAAGATCTCTGGTTCTGTTGCAATAGGTAGATCTCCTAGGTTAACCGCAATAAGTGCTTCGGGGTTTCAAATAGTTAGACTACTTTCTGCAATAATTATGATGTTTTACCTAAATCTATCAATAAATGCAGTAATATTTGCATATTCCTTAGGATATTTAGTTCAGATAATTTTCAATTTAACCTTCGTTAATGCTAGATTAGGAATAGACTTTAAAGTGGCACTATCCGCAGTTAGGAAATCAATTGTATTTATAATGAACTACGTGCAGTTAATGATAGAGGCAACTCTAGTTTGGGTTGTTGTTTTTATAGTAAATTCTGCTATTCCTGTATCGTACTTTGAGTCTGCTTTAATAATTTCAAATTTGGTAGGCTGGTCTCAAGCAGCTACTGATGGTTTAATACTTAAACTTCAAGAAAGCAGGGATCCTAAATTAATAGAAATCGCAATAAAGTTCTTCTTTACTACTGGTGGAGTATTTCTCTTAATAATCTTTGTTGATGGAGAAAGATTACTTTACGTTCTTAGACCCGAGTATGTTTCTTCAATATATGCCTTAATTGTACTATCTTTCTCAACTTTCATAAGATCTGCATATAACATCTTTTATAGAGCAATATATATGGCTGACGAATCGTTGGCTGTAGAATCTAAAGGAGAATTTAGAGGATATACTGCTAAGTTAACCACAAGAAATGTGATAATCTCCGTTATAGGCGTTTCATCTTCTCTTTTCCTAATTTACTTATTTAAAAATGGAAATATATACAAAATTTCGCCTATACTTGCAGTTATTATTTCATTAGCTTTACTAGTAAATTCTTTAGGGATGTTTTTCTCTTCATATTCTATTTCAAAAAGAATTTATGGTTTTAATTTTCCGGTGAAGGAAGTTATAGTCTCGTTAGTACTTTCAGTAATTTCATCCTTGCCATTTATTGGATTAAGTAAAGTAAGAGCAATAGAGCAACTCATTATAATGTTAGAAATGACATCTTTAGCATTAACTTTGTATATAGCATTAAGTTACATTTTCAATCCTTATGCTCGAGGTTTGTTGCATTCTATATTTAGAGAAATAAAAAACTTTAAGCTATAA
- a CDS encoding CBS domain-containing protein: MEEVVKEYMKSNVISVEKSLTLKEVTEIMTKNNVGSVIVVDHGKPVGIITEKDVVRALGSGKDLNTKAEEIMTASLITIREDAPITGALSLMRTNNIRHLPVVNEDGKLTGILSIRDVARALDDMYENYLD; encoded by the coding sequence ATGGAAGAGGTAGTTAAAGAGTACATGAAAAGTAACGTAATTTCGGTTGAGAAATCTCTTACCTTAAAGGAAGTTACTGAAATCATGACTAAAAACAATGTAGGCTCGGTAATAGTAGTTGATCACGGAAAACCAGTAGGTATAATAACTGAAAAAGATGTTGTCAGAGCATTAGGTAGTGGAAAGGATTTGAATACAAAGGCAGAGGAAATAATGACTGCATCCTTGATTACGATAAGAGAAGATGCTCCCATAACTGGGGCTTTAAGTTTAATGAGGACAAACAATATTAGACATCTTCCAGTGGTTAACGAAGACGGTAAACTTACTGGAATATTATCAATAAGAGACGTAGCAAGAGCTCTAGACGATATGTACGAGAATTATTTAGATTAG
- the htpX gene encoding zinc metalloprotease HtpX — MNLTVLKLRLGMILTSLGIFLLGFALVFAIISYFYGLSLAPAIIVGILSFLIALNIIQWLFGPYVINAMYRAVEVTPNDPKYGWLIDVVNEVAYYNRISPPPKVYIADVPFPNAFAYGSPIAGRRVAITLPLLKILNKEEIKAVLGHELGHLRHKDVELLMAIGLIPALIFWIGYSLMWSGMLGGEGGGRNNNGGILWLVGIALLAVSYIFQFFLLYLNRMREAYADVNSAETVPGGAENLQRALAKITLSIDPETLERYRNKQANIANMLFFAPTEVQEDIPENNVDELIEYWKREKVPWYADFFSDHPHPAKRIQLLEKLKFSH, encoded by the coding sequence ATGAACTTAACAGTTTTAAAACTTAGATTAGGAATGATCCTTACTAGCTTAGGAATCTTTTTACTAGGTTTTGCTCTAGTTTTTGCGATAATTAGCTACTTTTATGGACTAAGCTTAGCACCAGCTATAATTGTAGGGATACTTAGCTTCTTAATAGCGTTAAATATCATACAATGGCTATTTGGTCCATACGTAATAAATGCAATGTACAGAGCCGTAGAAGTAACACCAAACGATCCAAAATATGGATGGTTAATAGATGTTGTTAATGAAGTTGCGTATTATAATAGAATTTCACCACCTCCTAAGGTATACATAGCAGACGTACCATTTCCTAACGCATTTGCTTATGGAAGCCCAATTGCTGGAAGAAGAGTTGCAATAACTTTGCCGCTATTGAAGATACTAAACAAAGAAGAAATAAAAGCTGTATTAGGTCACGAATTAGGACATTTAAGGCATAAAGACGTCGAATTATTAATGGCAATAGGCTTAATTCCTGCACTCATCTTCTGGATAGGTTATTCATTAATGTGGAGCGGAATGTTAGGAGGCGAAGGAGGAGGGAGAAATAATAATGGAGGAATTCTGTGGTTAGTAGGCATAGCCTTATTAGCTGTAAGTTATATATTTCAATTCTTCCTATTATACCTAAATAGGATGAGAGAAGCTTACGCTGATGTAAATTCTGCAGAAACTGTACCGGGCGGAGCAGAGAATCTACAAAGAGCATTAGCAAAAATAACGTTATCTATTGATCCAGAAACACTAGAAAGATATAGAAATAAACAAGCAAATATAGCAAATATGTTATTCTTTGCACCAACTGAAGTTCAAGAGGATATTCCAGAAAATAATGTTGATGAACTTATAGAATACTGGAAACGCGAAAAAGTGCCGTGGTATGCAGACTTCTTCAGTGACCATCCACATCCAGCAAAGAGGATACAGTTATTAGAAAAATTAAAATTTTCACACTAA
- a CDS encoding ATP-binding protein, with protein MFNPESFIEEVKPQILKEVREEKILAAISGGVDSTTAAVLMYKILGKQLLPIMIDTGFLRKDEARKVKDMLKDILPLQVVDKSEEFISALEGISDAEEKRKKFRDLFYSTLSAIAKENGIKYLVQGTIAADWVETQGGIKTQHNVLVQLGINTEETWGFKVIEPLADLYKDEVRALARYLGLPKEISERQPFPGPGLLIRVVGKLTREKLEIEREVNDVVENELKDMGYSQYFSVIIDSQKSLDNIISMEANVPVYVYNTRATGVKGDVRSYGKIASIPLIDDYEKVREIVQKITKYDVTHVGMIINDKKDGKYSIGIRAVLTQDFMTADFAKIEISKLQEIGEKIMEINKEIKEVFYDVTSKPPATIEYE; from the coding sequence GTGTTTAATCCAGAAAGTTTCATTGAGGAAGTAAAGCCTCAAATATTAAAGGAAGTTAGAGAAGAGAAAATTTTAGCCGCAATTAGTGGTGGTGTAGATAGCACAACTGCTGCAGTATTAATGTACAAAATTTTAGGGAAGCAACTTCTTCCAATTATGATAGATACCGGTTTTCTTAGGAAAGATGAGGCAAGGAAAGTTAAGGATATGCTTAAAGACATTTTACCCTTGCAGGTAGTTGATAAAAGTGAAGAATTCATTTCAGCACTTGAAGGAATTTCTGATGCTGAAGAAAAGAGGAAGAAATTTAGAGATTTATTTTACTCCACGCTTTCAGCAATAGCAAAAGAAAATGGAATAAAATACCTTGTACAAGGTACAATAGCCGCCGATTGGGTTGAAACTCAAGGAGGGATAAAAACTCAGCATAACGTTTTAGTTCAACTAGGAATTAACACAGAAGAAACTTGGGGGTTTAAAGTTATAGAACCTTTAGCGGATCTTTATAAGGACGAAGTAAGAGCGCTTGCAAGATATTTAGGCTTACCTAAAGAAATATCTGAAAGGCAACCTTTTCCTGGACCAGGATTGTTAATAAGAGTAGTAGGAAAACTTACTAGAGAAAAATTAGAAATAGAGAGAGAGGTTAACGACGTTGTAGAGAACGAATTGAAAGATATGGGTTACTCTCAATATTTTTCAGTAATTATAGATTCACAAAAGTCCTTAGATAACATAATATCAATGGAAGCAAATGTTCCAGTTTACGTTTATAATACGAGAGCTACTGGAGTCAAAGGTGATGTAAGGAGTTACGGCAAAATTGCTTCAATTCCTTTGATTGATGATTATGAAAAAGTCAGAGAAATAGTGCAAAAAATTACTAAGTACGACGTAACTCATGTTGGGATGATAATAAATGATAAAAAAGACGGTAAATATTCAATAGGAATTAGGGCAGTTTTAACTCAAGATTTTATGACTGCAGATTTTGCTAAGATAGAGATATCTAAACTACAAGAGATCGGAGAAAAAATCATGGAGATTAACAAGGAAATTAAAGAAGTATTCTACGACGTTACTTCAAAGCCTCCAGCAACTATTGAATATGAATAA
- a CDS encoding cobyric acid synthase, whose translation MAIIISSTMSDSGKSFITAGLVRLLGGIPFKSQNMSLNSFPSEEGGEIAFIQAFQAIGAGLKPSSYMNPILLKPSSSGKIEVIFFGKSLGNLRPEDYYKMIPSFWDKIKKSIKENYVIEAAGGIEPNFMERDLTAFLPMKEGIPAILVLDIDRGGAFSSAYGVYQMLPPSVRNSLKGFIINKFRGSPSLLDSAIKWLTERTGMKFLGTIPYFDEELILPEDSMNIKDFGEGGEASIAIINYPYISNFNEFFALLKSNASVRFVNNPKKLRKDDILILPGSRNTYESLVWLKERGFLEEIRKRQVLGVCGGFQIMGKRLIDPFGIESGEPREYDGIGIFDFVVKFEEEKVVSTSEGLLQDGSIIKGYEIRRGRIVYEGNDKPLLTIVRRNNKDVDVKDGSLKEDKLGLSIHGSLYSKNLLENFGVKIFSKSMEEEIISMAEKIEKIIKQNVDIDEIKEIYTQGK comes from the coding sequence GTGGCAATTATAATTTCTTCAACGATGAGCGACTCAGGAAAATCATTTATAACTGCAGGACTTGTTAGACTCTTAGGAGGAATACCTTTTAAATCCCAAAACATGTCATTAAATTCATTTCCTTCAGAAGAAGGAGGAGAAATTGCATTTATACAAGCTTTTCAAGCAATTGGAGCAGGTTTAAAGCCAAGCAGTTACATGAATCCAATACTTCTAAAGCCCTCAAGTTCTGGAAAGATTGAGGTAATATTTTTCGGAAAATCTCTGGGAAACCTAAGACCAGAAGATTATTACAAAATGATACCTAGCTTTTGGGATAAAATTAAGAAGAGCATAAAAGAAAATTACGTTATAGAAGCAGCAGGAGGAATAGAACCAAATTTTATGGAGAGAGATTTAACAGCCTTTCTACCTATGAAGGAAGGGATCCCTGCAATCCTTGTTTTAGATATAGATAGGGGAGGAGCTTTTTCTTCGGCATATGGAGTTTATCAAATGTTACCCCCATCAGTTAGAAATTCTCTAAAAGGTTTTATAATTAATAAATTTAGAGGTTCTCCTTCTCTTCTAGATAGTGCAATAAAATGGTTAACAGAGAGAACTGGAATGAAGTTTTTAGGCACAATACCTTATTTTGACGAGGAATTGATTCTCCCTGAAGATTCTATGAATATTAAGGACTTTGGAGAAGGAGGAGAAGCAAGCATTGCTATAATAAATTATCCATATATAAGTAATTTTAATGAATTTTTTGCACTATTAAAGTCTAATGCTTCAGTTAGATTTGTTAATAATCCCAAGAAACTGAGGAAGGACGATATCTTAATCCTTCCAGGTAGTAGGAACACTTATGAATCTTTAGTTTGGTTAAAAGAGAGAGGCTTTCTAGAAGAAATAAGGAAAAGGCAAGTATTAGGTGTGTGTGGAGGATTTCAAATAATGGGTAAGAGGCTTATAGATCCTTTTGGTATAGAGAGCGGAGAACCAAGAGAATATGATGGCATAGGAATATTTGACTTTGTAGTAAAATTTGAAGAGGAAAAAGTTGTATCAACAAGTGAAGGTTTATTACAAGATGGAAGTATAATAAAGGGCTACGAGATAAGAAGAGGAAGAATAGTATATGAGGGGAACGATAAACCACTTTTGACGATAGTAAGGAGAAATAATAAAGATGTGGATGTAAAAGACGGTTCTTTAAAAGAAGATAAGTTAGGATTAAGCATTCACGGTTCTTTATATAGTAAAAATTTATTGGAAAATTTCGGAGTAAAGATTTTCTCTAAGTCAATGGAAGAGGAGATAATTTCTATGGCAGAAAAAATTGAGAAGATTATTAAGCAAAACGTGGATATTGATGAAATTAAAGAAATATATACTCAAGGAAAATAG
- a CDS encoding adenosylcobinamide-GDP ribazoletransferase, which yields MKALKGVLSQLSFFTIIPSVNTSLEEIAEYSFISPIFIGIITGIIDFVAYFSLFHILGYSSRFVIIIIVEVIRGFNHLDGLLDLGDAIMIKGDYERKLKALKDVAVGSGGIGSAIVYFSIFLISLCGFPYPSIGTLLILISAEVLSRDLGILTLSILEPMESSYLGKLFHDKLKDKWVIIIAEGIPFLLFYPFSVIIFFTLFVIFYEIGKKVLRGSSGDLTGAIITISFPLFLIVERLFSFLIF from the coding sequence ATGAAAGCTTTAAAAGGCGTTCTTTCGCAATTGTCTTTCTTTACAATAATACCTTCAGTTAATACAAGCCTTGAGGAAATTGCAGAATACAGTTTTATTTCTCCAATTTTTATAGGGATAATAACGGGAATAATAGATTTTGTAGCTTATTTTTCTCTCTTCCATATACTAGGTTACTCTTCAAGGTTTGTAATTATCATAATTGTAGAAGTTATAAGAGGATTTAATCATCTTGATGGACTCCTCGATTTGGGAGACGCAATAATGATAAAAGGTGATTACGAAAGAAAATTAAAAGCATTAAAGGACGTTGCCGTAGGAAGCGGAGGAATAGGTTCAGCTATAGTTTACTTTTCCATCTTTCTTATTTCTCTATGCGGATTTCCTTATCCTTCTATTGGTACACTTTTAATTTTGATTTCAGCTGAGGTTCTTTCCAGAGACCTTGGAATTTTAACCCTTTCAATATTAGAGCCCATGGAATCGAGTTACCTTGGTAAATTGTTTCATGATAAATTGAAAGATAAGTGGGTTATAATAATTGCTGAGGGAATACCATTTTTGCTCTTTTATCCGTTCTCAGTTATTATATTTTTTACTCTCTTTGTCATATTTTATGAGATAGGCAAGAAAGTCTTGAGAGGTTCTTCTGGAGACTTAACTGGTGCTATAATAACTATATCCTTTCCTTTATTCTTGATTGTGGAAAGACTTTTTTCTTTTCTTATCTTTTAA
- a CDS encoding cobalamin biosynthesis protein, whose translation MLPILFLALAIDLLFGEPPIYIHPVVYTGKISEKLIKPYKGYGYGILIWFISVIPVEIIFSILPIYIPIIPIKLILMALFLKTTFSIKMLYDIVSKSRELDERARNLVQQIVRRDLSTADKGHIASAAIESLFESLVDGIISPLFWFLILGLPGAMLQRLANTMDSMVGYKTKELYKEGYFSAKVDTIMNYIPARLTGLLMVIAGKLLGIKQSSNPFRFLKNTQIESINARYPICIASALLGVKLEKKGYYTVGEGKLPGKEEIEKSLKLFKLTLFLFIVLLSIIYYSLYGLAFFSYPYGLVEFF comes from the coding sequence TTGCTTCCTATTCTCTTTTTAGCATTAGCAATAGATTTACTCTTTGGAGAACCGCCAATTTATATTCACCCAGTTGTATATACTGGTAAAATCTCTGAAAAACTAATAAAGCCATATAAAGGATATGGTTACGGGATCTTAATTTGGTTTATATCTGTAATTCCTGTAGAGATTATTTTCTCCATTCTTCCTATATATATTCCAATAATTCCAATTAAACTAATCTTGATGGCGTTATTTCTTAAGACTACTTTCTCCATAAAGATGTTGTATGACATCGTTAGCAAGTCTAGGGAACTTGATGAGAGAGCTAGAAATTTAGTCCAGCAAATTGTCAGGAGGGACTTATCAACTGCAGATAAAGGACACATAGCTTCCGCTGCTATAGAATCGCTATTCGAAAGCCTTGTAGACGGCATAATCTCTCCTTTATTTTGGTTTTTAATCTTGGGTTTACCTGGAGCAATGTTGCAAAGGTTGGCGAATACTATGGATAGCATGGTTGGTTATAAAACAAAGGAACTTTATAAGGAAGGATATTTCTCTGCAAAAGTTGACACAATTATGAATTATATTCCCGCAAGGCTCACAGGGCTATTAATGGTAATTGCAGGAAAACTTTTGGGAATTAAGCAAAGCAGTAATCCTTTTAGATTTTTAAAAAATACACAAATAGAGAGTATTAATGCCAGATACCCTATTTGCATAGCATCAGCTTTACTAGGAGTAAAGCTAGAGAAAAAGGGATATTATACCGTTGGAGAAGGTAAATTACCAGGAAAAGAAGAGATTGAAAAATCTCTTAAATTATTCAAACTTACTTTGTTCCTCTTTATTGTCTTGCTTTCAATCATATATTATAGCCTTTATGGTCTTGCCTTCTTTAGCTATCCTTACGGCCTCGTTGAATTCTTCTAG